AAAAGTTGCCCCGCAACGCCAACCCGACACGCCAGCGCAATCGCTGTGCCATCACGGGTCGTCCGCGTGGCACGTTCCGTCAATTCGGCTTGGCTCGCGCCAAAATTCGCGAATTGGCTTTTGCTGGTGATATCCCTGGTATCACCAAGGCAAGCTGGTAAGCAATAGGAGAACCCCAGATGAGTATGAGTGATCCTATCGCCGACATGCTGACACGCATCCGCAATGCAC
This DNA window, taken from Polaromonas hydrogenivorans, encodes the following:
- the rpsN gene encoding 30S ribosomal protein S14, yielding MAKQALLQRELKRDKLVAKFAKKHAEFKAIANDFKRTDDERALARLELQKLPRNANPTRQRNRCAITGRPRGTFRQFGLARAKIRELAFAGDIPGITKASW